In the Populus trichocarpa isolate Nisqually-1 chromosome 1, P.trichocarpa_v4.1, whole genome shotgun sequence genome, one interval contains:
- the LOC7485687 gene encoding L-type lectin-domain containing receptor kinase IV.1, with product MAALLRALHFALALFISLKHLALAQEMNQFFYNGFKGANLSLDGIASIHPNGLLELTNASKQQIGHAFFPFPFHFSTSSNNSRSLSFSTNFVFAMVPESPMRGGHGIAFTISPSTDFNGATATQYLGLFNSTTIGLSSNHLLAIELDAIRSPEFGDINDNHVGIDVNNLTSIQSAPASYFSEHGGNEILQLISGDPMQVWIDYDEMDKLLDVTLAPVSVTKPRKPLLSTTIDLSQVLLDSMYVGFSSSTGSVSSHHYILGWSFNKSGQAQSLGTSKLPSLPPERNSSNKPDLRIVIPLITVSVLLIASFATMCIMRNKYEEVREDWEQQYGPQRFRYKDLYKATKGFKDKELLGTGGFGRVYRGELRSSKVEIAVKKISHGSNQGMKEFVAEIASMGRLRHRNLVQLLGYCRRKGELLLVYDYMPNGSLDKFLFCNEKPNLDWPRRYQILRGVGSALLYLHEEWQQVVLHRDVKASNVLLDGDLNGRLGDFGLAKFHDHGSTPQTTNVVGTVGYLAPEITRTGKATTSSDVFAFGTFMLEVVCGRRPVESERPPEEVVLVDWVLECWKRGAILGTVDPRLNVNYEVKEVELVLKLGLLCTHRTPAARPSMRQVVQFLEGDATLPDIPLHGAGIGLVPVSNQSSRNHVLTIPISSDDVSSCCLSDCESILSGR from the coding sequence ATGGCAGCATTACTTAGAGCACTCCATTTTGCACTAGCTCTTTTCATATCCTTAAAACACTTGGCCTTGGCTCAAGAGATGAACCAGTTCTTCTACAATGGCTTCAAGGGAGCCAACCTGAGCCTTGACGGCATTGCAAGTATCCACCCCAATGGCTTGTTGGAACTGACAAACGCTTCTAAGCAGCAAATTGGTCATGCTTTCTTCCCGTTTCCCTTCCATTTCAGTACATCCTCCAACAATTCTAGGTCCCTTTCATTTTCTACCAACTTTGTCTTTGCCATGGTTCCAGAGTCACCTATGCGTGGCGGACATGGCATTGCATTCACTATCTCTCCATCTACAGATTTCAATGGTGCCACTGCTACTCAATATCTTGGACTTTTTAATTCTACCACAATTGGTTTGTCTTCCAACCATTTGCTTGCCATTGAGCTTGATGCTATAAGAAGCCCTGAATTTGGAGATATCAATGACAATCATGTTGGGATAGATGTCAACAATTTGACATCCATTCAATCTGCTCCAGCATCATACTTTTCTGAACATGGAGGAAATGAGATCTTGCAGCTCATAAGTGGAGATCCAATGCAGGTGTGGATAGACTATGATGAAATGGATAAGCTACTTGATGTAACACTAGCTCCTGTAAGCGTCACGAAACCTCGAAAGCCTCTCTTGTCTACAACTATTGATCTTTCTCAAGTTCTTTTGGATTCTATGTATGTTGGTTTCTCTTCATCCACTGGCTCTGTATCCAGTCACCATTATATTCTCGGGTGGAGCTTCAACAAAAGTGGGCAGGCACAGAGTCTTGGCACTTCAAAGCTTCCTTCACTTCCTCCTGAAAGAAATTCAAGTAACAAACCAGATTTACGAATCGTGATCCCATTGATAACGGTATCTGTTTTGCTCATAGCAAGTTTTGCAACTATGTGTATTATGAGGAATAAATATGAAGAAGTACGTGAAGATTGGGAGCAGCAATATGGTCCTCAAAGGTTTCGCTACAAGGATCTTTATAAAGCAACTAAAGGTTTCAAAGACAAAGAGCTCCTTGGAACTGGAGGTTTTGGAAGGGTTTACAGAGGAGAATTACGTTCTTCCAAGGTGGAAATCGCAGTTAAGAAAATCTCTCATGGTTCAAACCAAGGAATGAAAGAATTTGTGGCTGAGATTGCCAGCATGGGGAGGCTAAGGCATAGGAACTTGGTACAGCTCTTAGGCTACTGCCGGCGGAAAGGAGAGCTTCTCTTAGTGTATGATTATATGCCTAATGGAAGTCTCGACAAGTTCCTATTTTGCAATGAAAAGCCTAACCTTGATTGGCCTCGGCGATATCAAATCCTCAGGGGAGTAGGATCTGCTCTTCTCTACCTCCATGAAGAGTGGCAACAAGTTGTTCTGCATAGAGATGTGAAAGCAAGCAATGTCCTATTAGATGGCGATCTTAACGGAAGGCTAGGAGATTTCGGGCTCGCTAAGTTTCATGACCATGGATCTACTCCTCAAACAACCAATGTGGTTGGAACTGTTGGATATCTTGCACCAGAGATTACTAGAACAGGAAAGGCCACAACAAGCAGTGATGTATTCGCTTTTGGGACTTTTATGCTTGAAGTAGTTTGTGGAAGGAGGCCTGTAGAGTCAGAAAGACCACCTGAGGAGGTTGTTCTGGTTGACTGGGTACTTGAATGCTGGAAAAGAGGGGCCATTCTTGGGACAGTTGATCCTAGATTGAACGTTAACTATGAGGTGAAAGAAGTGGAGTTGGTTTTGAAGCTAGGTCTGCTATGTACCCATCGCACTCCAGCAGCTAGACCTAGCATGAGGCAAGTGGTACAATTTTTGGAAGGAGATGCTACTTTGCCTGACATACCACTACATGGTGCAGGAATTGGTTTAGTTCCAGTTAGCAATCAATCATCTAGGAATCACGTTTTAACAATCCCTATATCATCAGATGATGTTTCTTCATGTTGCTTGTCTGACTGTGAATCCATCCTCAGTGGTCGTTGA